Genomic segment of Saprospiraceae bacterium:
TAAAATTCCGGATTGTGCATCTCTGGAAATTGGAAAAAAACCAAAAGGTAACCAGATGGGCGTTGGAATTCCTTCAATTTCAATATTGGAAGGACCGACCACCACCAATTTATTTGGAATAATTTTTTGACGGGTACTTGCAATGCCAAAATGAGGTTTTTCTGCATCGCAGGTAGTAATTAATGCATGTTTATTGTAAATGATATCATCCCCCTGGCTGCCGCTACTTTGTTTAGAGATAAATTTAGTTTGACTGCCATGAATGTATAAATCTTCTTCATGGGTTACCACTTCCTCAATCAAGCCTTTTTTTGATTTAAAATTGTAGGTAATTTTTTTAGCTTTAAAGGATTGGTCTGTTTCTTTAAATTGAGGAACTCCAGTTAAATTTCCGCTGGAATCTGTTTGGGGTAAGGCGATTGCAAGATTTGTATTCAATTCAATGCGAATGTAATCTGCCCGAATGTCCATGGTTTTATAATGGATGAATGCATTTTTGTATAAATGAATGACCCGCTCTTTGTAGTCAAACCGCACCCGGTCGTCTGCCCCATAATCCACTGGAACATCGATGCTGTCAGGCGAAACCAGATATAAAGCGCCATTTCGAATAATCAAGGAATCAGATCCTGTAATACCAAGGGCCGGCCGGTCCGGATTGGGCAAACTGTCCAGAATCTGGGCTGGTAAATTATAGTGTAAACTATATATTATAAAAATTATAAATACTTTATTCAAAAAAAGATATAAATTTATATATATTAAATTATTTAATATGTATATTTGTACTAAGAAAACTCAAAATGCAAAACTACGATAACAGGGCATGCCTTGCAATGCAATTTATTGTCTATAATTTAATAAGCTTAACGCTTTATTTTGGTCCGGTTATATCCAGGGCTCAAAATTTGTCTACGTACGGTGGACCGACCATCGTTTTAGACCCCGGACACGGTGGTCAGGACGACGGGGCAAAAGGGAAGGATTGTACTGAAAAGCAAATTACCTTGGCCGTTTGTAAGAAAGTGCAGGGTATATTGGCTGAAAAACTTCCCCGAGCTGCTATTTATTTTACCCGGGAATCGGATGTCTTTGTTGCCTTGCATGAACGCGCCCGGATCGCGAATGACCTTGATGCTGAACTGTTTATTTCTGTTCATTGCAATGCAGTGCCATCAAATCAGTCGAAGGTCAGGGGAACAGAAACCTATGTGATGGGATTGCATAAGGCCAAGGAAAACCTGGAAGTAGCTCGAAGGGAGAACAATGCAATTGCTTTGGAACATGGCAGTGATTTTCACTATAAAGGCATTGATTTCGAATCGCCGGAGTCCTTTATCGTACTAAATCATATCCAGGATCAACATTTGCAAAAAAGCATTGCTTTGGCAAAATCCATTGAATCCGAGTTCGATTTAGAGCATCCTGGGCATAGCAAAGGAGTCAAACAGGCAGGATTTCATGTGTTGCATCAAGTAAGTATGCCTGCAGTTTTGATCGAGTGTGGCTACATGACCCATCCGGAGGAAGTATCCTATCTGTGCTCTGCGAAAGGTCAACAGGAACTCGCCGAAATGATTGCCCGAGGCATTGTGCGGTATTTCTCTGTAAACCCGGTATATCCAAGCATTGCCATGCAGGACATTCAATCCAAAGCAGCGGTAAAGTCTGTTTCAGAGGAATCCTTGGTTATTTATAAAATTCAGCTTGCTGCTGCCAAGAACAAACCGGCCCAGGGATCTGTTTGGTATTCGGATCCTAATTACGAAATTCTTCAGGAGGAGGGTGCATACAAATTGGTTTATGGTAGTTTTATAAGCCAGGAAGATGCAAACGAGGAAAAGGAACGAATGAAACAGCAAGGTTTTAAAGATGCTTTTATCATTAAGTTTAAAGAAGATCAGAAACAAACTAAATAGTCTGATATTGCCCCGTTGTCCCCTGATATAAAATACGTAAATTAGCACCTCTTTTTAAAAAAATAAATTCAGAGCCTTGCGCAACGAAGTTAAAGTCGGATTATTAGGTATTGTTACCCTTGCCTTGTTGATTTTTGGTTATAAATATTTAAAAGGCAGCAATTTGCTGGATCGCTCCAAAACCTATTACATAAAATATCCGGATGTTGGACAAATGGATCCCTCCTCTCCGGTATTAACCAGAGGATATAAAGTGGGTACAGTTACTAAACTGCAATTGGATCCGGACAATCCTAAAATGATCCTGGTTACCATTGAAGTTAAAAATGAAATCAACATTCCTAAATCTGTTAAAGCTATTTTAGTAAGTCAGGGATTAATGGGAGGGAAAGCAATTGTACTTCAATTTGAAGAGTATTGCACCAATGATTGTTTAGCTAATAAATCCATGATTACAAATGCAGAAATCGCGGGCACACTCTCCAGCATGTTTAGTAAAGATGAATTAAAAGATTATACCCAAACATTTGGTGAAGAATTAAATCATATTTTGGATACGAGTAGTTTAAATCAAAATGTTCAGGTCGCTGCAACTGTAAAAAATATTCATTTCATATTAGATAATCTTGCTAAGGCTACTAAAAGTTTAAATCAATTGCTAAATGCCTCAACGGTGCATTTGGATAAAACACTTTCAAATCTGGATGTATTGACTACGAGTTTAGCAAGCAATGCAAATTCAGTTTCAAAGACCTTGCAAAATATTGAAAAAATTTCTGCCAATATCAATCAATCGGATCCGGGTAAATTGGTAAAATCAACGGAGGAAACCATGCAAGAGCTCAATAAAACGCTTCGAGATAGTAAAGCGAGCATCGCTACATTAAATTCTATATTAACCGAAGTACAATCAGGCAATGGCAGTCTTACTAAATTAATTAAAGATCCTGCCTTATACCAAAATCTAAACAATACCTCGCATAACTTAAGTCTGTTGATGCAGGATTTACGCCTCAATCCAAAGCGTTATATTCACGTTTCAGTATTTGGAAAGAAAGCAAAAGAATACAGCTTGCCTGAAAATGATCCGGCAGAGAAACGTTAATATACGATGCATTAACCCTTTCTTTTGGATTAATTCCTCATAACATTTGAAAAAATAATTGGGCTAAATTTTAATCGAAGCCATTCATTTAATAAGTCGGGCATTCATTTTAATACGATTTCTGAATTTAAGTGTCCGCCGGTCAATTGAAAATCGCACTGGGTCAATTCTTTAACTGTAAATGGATTTTTATTGACTCATTATTTTAGTAATTTTACAAGGAATGTCAACTCATGCTAAAGTAAACCCCTTTGTAACCTTATGGGTATTACTAACAATGGGTTTGCTGAGCTCCTTTAATTTGGCGGGTCAACCACATCGACTCAGTTTCCAACACTTAAATATTGAAAATGGACTCACCGATAATTCAATAAATTGTGCAACACAAGATGATGAGGGTTTTATTTGGATTGGTGGGGATTATGGTTTATCAAAATTCAATGGGTACAGTTCCCGTTTTATAAAAGCTTGTCAAAAAGATGCACCCGAAGATAGCAATTCGCGAATCGCTTGTGTCTTTAAAGATAGCAAAGGTAGAATGTGGTATGGGTCTGTTGGTTTGATTTTATTTGATCCGATTTCAATGGATTGTAAAATGTTTCGGCATGAAAAAGGAAATGTCAACAGTTTGCCTCACAACGATGTGTTTGTAATTGTTGAAGATGAGCACCACACGATTTGGGTAGGTACCAGAAAAGGTTTATTGAAATACAATGAGCAAACGCATGATTTTATAAATTACGTTCATGATACCTTAGGGACTGCTTCAGAAATTCATGCTAAGAATCGCATCATCGATATGGTGGCCGATCAAAATGGGTCTTTATGGATGACCACATTATCTGGATTATATCGTTTTTCAATTTCGACAAAAACCTTTGATGAATACCTATTGGATCCAAAAAACAGGACTTCTGAAATTGAAAACCACAGTACATTTTTAAGCCTGGATAAAAAGGGAAAACTTTGGATCAATTATTATTCGAAGGGAATCTATTTATTTGACACTGTCCGAAAGGACTATGTACGCATTCAATTTCCAACGATCGCAATGCAAAATGCGGCAAAACGGATCAGTGATCTATTTTGTGATTCGAATGGAAATACCTGGGTAGCCACTACGTTTAATGGGGTTTTGTTTTATAATACTGATTTAAAAGACTGGCAACATTATACGCACGACCCATTCAATATAAATAGTTTGTCTGATGATAAAACGACTTCAATATTTGAGGATCATGCAGGAATGATTTGGATTGGTACTTCGAGTAGGGGTATTGATCGAGTAAATTTATCAGGCGAACCTTTTGACCTGTATGTCTTGCAGCCTGGAAAGCAATTCTCCATGTGTGAAAATGATATCACCAGTTTTTGTGAAGATAAAAAGTCAAATTTATGGATTGGAACTAAAAATGGTTTGATGTATTTCGATGTGAAATCAAATGCGTTTAGCTGTTTCAAACATAATTTGAATGATCGAAATTCGCTTTCAGATAATTACATCTATGCTGTTGATATGGATTCTTCAGAAACGATCTGGATTGCAACAGAAAATGGACTTAATGCATACAATCCAAAAGCTAAAATTTGGAAGCGCTATTTATATTCAGAAAGCGATCCGAATTCATTGCCGGGAAGAGTCGCCTTTGATGTTGAAGTTCGTAAAAATGGCGAAGTTTGGGTGGCAAGCAACAGTCTGGTTTGTCGACTAAAGTCCAAGCAGGGAATTTTTGAAAATCGCTACAATAATCCAATCATTGAAAAGTTGCGGCATTCCTTTTATATAACAATCTTTGAGGATAGCAGAAAAACGCTTTGGTTATCCACTGCACGTGCCGGAATATTAAATGTGGATGATTCATTTAAAATCCTTTATTCGCGTTTCCATACATCCGATTTTAAAGCAAGCACCGTGCATCAATTTACGGAAGATTCGCTCGGAAATATCTGGATGGCATCTGATAGAGGAATATATATTTGGATTAGATCCAGTGGAAAAATAATGCCTGTCGAAACCAATGATCCCATTTTAAAAGGGGACATTCGATCCATCGTCTTAGCAAGCAATTCAACCCTTTGGCTAGGTACGCATCAAGGATTATATCAGGTCAAAATGCTACCAGATTATACCATGGATACGTTTACGAGATTTACCAGGAGTGATGGGCTTCAAAGCAATGCGTTTAATACGTTTGCAGGAATCATATTAAAATCAGGAGCCCTTTGTTTTGGTGGGATAAATGGTTTCAATATTTTTAATCCGGAACATATCCTAACCAATCAATACATACCTAAAGTACAAATTGAATCTTTTAAAATAGGAAATCAAGCGTATGACATAGTAAATAAAAATGGCCTGACTGAGTTGAACTTGAATCATACTCAGAATTCATTTTCTTTTGAAATGACTTCCTTTAATTTCAATCATCCGGAGAAAAATCAATATGCCTATCAATTGGTGGGTTTTCATGAAAACTGGGTGCATACAGGTACCTACCGCTTCGGAAGTATCAACAATGTACCTCCTGGAAAATATACCTTGCATGTAATCGCCTCAAATAATGACGGGATATGGAATAAACAAGGCCGCCAATTGCACCTAACGATATCCGCTCCCTATTGGAAAAGAAATTGGTTTAGGTCAATGCTTGGTTTACTTTTAATCAGCATCGGGTATTTTATATACACCAGGAGAATAAATTCGATAAAGAAGTTAGAGCAGTTGAATTCAGATACCGTTCGTCAAATTGCAGAAGCGCGATTAATAGCACTTCGTGCACAAATGAACCCACATTTTATTTTTAATTCTTTAAACGCGATCCAACAACTCATATCAGAATCAGAAAACGAACTCGCGCTTAGATATCTTTCTAAGTTTTCAAAGCTTATCAGACTTATTTTAAAAAACGCTAGTAAGAATACCCATACGATCGCAGAGGAATTAAAGATTCTGGAATATTATTTGGAGTTGGAATCCCTTCGATTTTCACCAAAATTCTCTTACCATTTTGATATTGACCCCAAACTAAATGTAGAAATGATTGAAATTCCATCGATGCTCATTCAACCTTTTGTAGAAAATGCATTGGTTCATGGATTGCTGCATAAAGAAACAGCTGGATTTGTTGAAATTCGTTTGCAGAAAGCTGAGAAGTTCCTGATCTGTTCAATTACAGATAACGGAATTGGAAGAGAAGCTGCTGCGATCATTCAAAAACAGAAGGGGCTCGTTCATGAGTCGATGGCTGTTCGGCTTAGTACAGAACGTGTTGACACATTGGCCAGGTTGAGCAATCATAAAGTATCCATTGAAATTAAAGATATAAAGGATGCGAAGGGCACCATTTTAGGAACGTGTGTTACAATTGAGATTCCAATAGATATATAAGTATGATCAAAGCAATTATTATTGAGGATGAACCTAGAAGCATTAAGTTGCTTAAAAATTTATTGATTGAGTATTGTCCGGAAGTTCGTATCGTTGGTGAAGCCCAAACCGTTGAGGAAGGCTATCAATGCATCGTGCAACATCATCCGGATGTTATTTTTTTAGATATTGAGTTGCAACGAGAATCCGGATTTGATTTATTAAATAAGTTTGTTGACATCCAGTTTGAAATTATTTTTACAACTGCTTTTGAACAGTATGCGCTTAAAGCAATTAAGGCATGTGCCCTGGATTATTTATTAAAGCCAATCGATATTGATGAATTGCAATTGGCAGTCGGTAAAATTAGCAATGCCACGACAACACCTAAATCCAATAAAAAAATAGCTGTATTTAAGCAAAATTTGAATGAGTCCAAATCCGGAATCTATCAATTGGCACTCCCTTCTGTTGATGGACTTACGATTGTTCCTGTTAATGAAATCATGTATTTGCGATCCGATCGTCAGTATACCATTTTTTATTTGAATTCAGGAGAGAAATTGGTAACTTCAAAAAACCTGGGTGAGTATGAAGAATTATTATCGGAATATAATTTTTTTAGAGTGCACCATTCCTCCATCGTCAACATTGCAGAAGTAAAAAAATATTTGCGGGGAGAAGGCGGTTCGGTTGTGATGAGTAATGGCGAACAAATTGAAGTTGCCAAGCGAAGAAAAGACGATTTTTTAAATAATTTCATTCGAAGGTAATTGGTGTTTTTCCGGATACCAGTTGTATATTAGTTTCTACCGCAAGTAAATTCTCGCTTTCTAAGCTGTTTAATTGATTCATATTTGTGAAGGATTAAATAAGTTTATTCTTATTTAATCTACAATCAAGCTTTAACCTTACCTTTTTTATTTATTCAATACTTTTTACTTCTGACTTTTTGATTCAGTAGCATATTTTATTTTAATGATTGCCATAGGACGTAAGTGTCGGGCAATTGGTTTGTAAAGTCATTACATAGTCTTTTGCAAGTACTTCAATGACTGGTAGGTTTTATTGGAATAAATTAAATTATTATTTACTTATAATTCTAACTATGAAAAAATTAATTCAATTGGTTATTGTGTTTTCTACATTTGGAAATGCAATTGGGCAATCTTTTAATCCCAATTTGGCTTCTAAGTTACAACAGAAATTAGATGCCTTGGTGTCATCAAATCCGAACACGAAAGGGATGGCAGCGAGTGTGTATTATCCCGGTCAAGGTATATGGACGGGGGCAAGCGGGCTGTCGTACAGCGGCCATCCAATTACGGCGGACATGGAGTTTGGACTGGCCAGTAATTCTAAATTATTCACTTCGGTGATGTTATTAAAGCTTGCGGAGCAACAGGTTTTATCATTAGAGGATTCACTCCATGAATGGTTGCCAAATTATAATAATATCAATCCAAATGTCACAATTCGTCAACTATTGAATCACCGGAGTGGCATTGATGATATGTTTTATACACAAGCGCATTTAGATTCCATATTAAAAAAACATGACCGGATTTGGAAACCTGAGGAAGTATTAAAATGGATTGGCCCCATGCGATTTACTCCCGGTACGAATTTTTATTATTCTAACACGAATTATATATTGGCAGGTTTAATTGTCAAAAGTGCAACCGGGCAATCCATTGCAAAGCTCATCAGAGATAGCTTATTAACTCCACTGCAATTAGACAGCACATTCAGTGATGTTGAAGAAGCTCCGATCGGTACGATTTCACACCGATGGTATAATGGGATTGATTTTCACGATACGTCCAGATTGTCTTTAAATAGCGCGAGCGGACCTGCAGGTGCTATATTTTCAACCGTAAGTGAAATGGCACAATGGTATCATGCATTGTTGGATGGAAATATCTTGTCGCCAAATTCTTTAGCAGAGTTGACTAATTTTCTCACTCCTGGAAATTACGGTTTGGGTTTTGCTAAGTATACGTTCTTTGGAAATCTCTGTTGGGGTCATGGAGGTCAAACACTGGGTTATAAAACACGTATGATTTATGATCCTTGCATGAAGGCAGTAGTTTGTGGTCTTTCAAATTCTTTTCCTTCTGCATCTGATGGAATCACCGCATCATTGTATCAGGTGTTGGTAGATTATTTACCAGCCTGTCCAGGTTTAATAACAGGATTGACTACAGTTTGCCAGGGACAATCGAATGTTGTCTATACCATACCGGCCATTAAAAATGCGACGAGTTATATATGGACCCTTCCTGATGGAGCACAAGGCTTTAGTTCAACGAATAGTATAAGCATTCATTTTGGATCGAATGCAATTTCCGGAACTATAATCGTACGCGGTGTAAATGACTATGGTGAAGGTGCTATCGCAAAATTGGCAATCACTGTAAATCCAATGCCCAATGCGATTATTACCGCAAATGGTTCAACAACTATATGTCAAGGAAGCAAATTGGAACTTACAGCAAATCAAGCCAGTTCATATCTTTGGAATACGGGTGCAATAACACAAAGCATTGAAGTAGCAACTGCTGGAAATTATATTGTCACGGTAACAAATTCAATTGGATGCAAGGCGGTATCCAATCCAACTACAGTAAAAGTCATAACAATTCCTGGATTGCCGGATCCAATTGTTGGACAAACGTTTGCCGTGTGTGCAAATTCAAGTGGAACGTATTCAGTAAGCCAAGTGAATGATGTACAATATTATTGGACGCCTCCACCTGGATCAACAATCACCCAGGGACAAGGAACGCATTCAATTAGTATAAACTTCAATGGCAATTTTATAAGTGGAAGTTTAAGTGTGTTAATGTATAATGCCTGTGGTTTGGGTCCAAAAAGAAAAATAACGATTAGTTCTGTTCCAGCCGTACCTGGTTCAATCGTTGGAAAAGTGTATGCAAATTGCAATGCTACTTCCAGCTATTCAATACGGACGGTAGAATCGGCTTTAAATTATACCTGGACTACTGACATTCCAGGTGCAGAAATTACAACATATCAAAGTCCGGGTGATACCGCTGTCAGTATAAAGTTTCAACAATTTTATAGTGGGTACATACAAGTCACAGCCAATAATAATTGTGGCTCCAGTGCCCCTAGGAAATTGCTTGTATATGGCGTTCCTTCAGTTGCTGGAACAATTTATGGGAATACAGCACCTTGCGCTGGTTCAACACAAAACTATTACATCGCAGCGGTTACAGGTGCTACATCCTACCAGTGGACGGTTCCTACTGGATCTGTGATACTTTCCGGAAGCAATACCAATAACATCAAAGTATTAATAGGTGCAAATGGCGGGGATGTTTCAGTAATTGCAAAAAATGCATGTGGAAATGGTCCAGTTAAAAAACTTTCAATAACAGTTCCTTGCCAAAGTATTAAACAGCCGGATGATTTGGGATTGACCTTATCTGTTTATCCCAATCCATGCAATGAATCTGTTCACCTAAGTTTTAATGAGACAAAATTTGGGACAGGGCTCATTCAGATAACGGATTTCAAAGGGACTTTATTAAAGGAAATACAACAAGCTTATGTTTCTGGAAGCAATTCAGCCATTGTTCAATTAAATGGCTTAAGCAGTGGAATTTATTTTTTAAATTGGATTTCAAACGATAAAATCAAAACAGTTAAACTAATCAAGATGAATTCCAATTAAATGATATTGGAATCTTTAAAATCGCTTGGACAAAGAATGTAGTCCAAGCGATTTTAAAGATGTTTTATAAATTTTATTTATTCAACAAGCAGTTTTTTTGTTATTCGCTCATGCCCGTGAACGAGCTCAATAATATAAACACCTTTCACCAAATTGGAAACAGCTAACGGGATAGTGTGCAAACCGGAAGCCAAGGTTCCGTTTGTAAAAGTTTGAATCTTAGTTCCGTGAATATCAAAAATGGATAGTGAAACATCCTGGGATTCATTCAATTCAAAATTTACAAATGTCTGTGTACTGGCAGGATTTGGAATGATTTGAAATTTAATATTAGAGTTTGATTCATTGGTTGCAGTTACAGGAATGGATGCTTTCATCGTAACGATGCTGTAAGCTGGTAAGGAAATATTTGTTTGCAATCCGCTTACATTCAAGTTGCTGGATTTCCAATAATTATTTAAATAGGATGTAAATTGATTGAATTGCAATCCACTATAGGGTAAATTTAATAAAGCAGTTTGAACTGAATTCC
This window contains:
- a CDS encoding N-acetylmuramoyl-L-alanine amidase, yielding MQNYDNRACLAMQFIVYNLISLTLYFGPVISRAQNLSTYGGPTIVLDPGHGGQDDGAKGKDCTEKQITLAVCKKVQGILAEKLPRAAIYFTRESDVFVALHERARIANDLDAELFISVHCNAVPSNQSKVRGTETYVMGLHKAKENLEVARRENNAIALEHGSDFHYKGIDFESPESFIVLNHIQDQHLQKSIALAKSIESEFDLEHPGHSKGVKQAGFHVLHQVSMPAVLIECGYMTHPEEVSYLCSAKGQQELAEMIARGIVRYFSVNPVYPSIAMQDIQSKAAVKSVSEESLVIYKIQLAAAKNKPAQGSVWYSDPNYEILQEEGAYKLVYGSFISQEDANEEKERMKQQGFKDAFIIKFKEDQKQTK
- a CDS encoding MCE family protein; this translates as MRNEVKVGLLGIVTLALLIFGYKYLKGSNLLDRSKTYYIKYPDVGQMDPSSPVLTRGYKVGTVTKLQLDPDNPKMILVTIEVKNEINIPKSVKAILVSQGLMGGKAIVLQFEEYCTNDCLANKSMITNAEIAGTLSSMFSKDELKDYTQTFGEELNHILDTSSLNQNVQVAATVKNIHFILDNLAKATKSLNQLLNASTVHLDKTLSNLDVLTTSLASNANSVSKTLQNIEKISANINQSDPGKLVKSTEETMQELNKTLRDSKASIATLNSILTEVQSGNGSLTKLIKDPALYQNLNNTSHNLSLLMQDLRLNPKRYIHVSVFGKKAKEYSLPENDPAEKR
- a CDS encoding histidine kinase, translating into MSTHAKVNPFVTLWVLLTMGLLSSFNLAGQPHRLSFQHLNIENGLTDNSINCATQDDEGFIWIGGDYGLSKFNGYSSRFIKACQKDAPEDSNSRIACVFKDSKGRMWYGSVGLILFDPISMDCKMFRHEKGNVNSLPHNDVFVIVEDEHHTIWVGTRKGLLKYNEQTHDFINYVHDTLGTASEIHAKNRIIDMVADQNGSLWMTTLSGLYRFSISTKTFDEYLLDPKNRTSEIENHSTFLSLDKKGKLWINYYSKGIYLFDTVRKDYVRIQFPTIAMQNAAKRISDLFCDSNGNTWVATTFNGVLFYNTDLKDWQHYTHDPFNINSLSDDKTTSIFEDHAGMIWIGTSSRGIDRVNLSGEPFDLYVLQPGKQFSMCENDITSFCEDKKSNLWIGTKNGLMYFDVKSNAFSCFKHNLNDRNSLSDNYIYAVDMDSSETIWIATENGLNAYNPKAKIWKRYLYSESDPNSLPGRVAFDVEVRKNGEVWVASNSLVCRLKSKQGIFENRYNNPIIEKLRHSFYITIFEDSRKTLWLSTARAGILNVDDSFKILYSRFHTSDFKASTVHQFTEDSLGNIWMASDRGIYIWIRSSGKIMPVETNDPILKGDIRSIVLASNSTLWLGTHQGLYQVKMLPDYTMDTFTRFTRSDGLQSNAFNTFAGIILKSGALCFGGINGFNIFNPEHILTNQYIPKVQIESFKIGNQAYDIVNKNGLTELNLNHTQNSFSFEMTSFNFNHPEKNQYAYQLVGFHENWVHTGTYRFGSINNVPPGKYTLHVIASNNDGIWNKQGRQLHLTISAPYWKRNWFRSMLGLLLISIGYFIYTRRINSIKKLEQLNSDTVRQIAEARLIALRAQMNPHFIFNSLNAIQQLISESENELALRYLSKFSKLIRLILKNASKNTHTIAEELKILEYYLELESLRFSPKFSYHFDIDPKLNVEMIEIPSMLIQPFVENALVHGLLHKETAGFVEIRLQKAEKFLICSITDNGIGREAAAIIQKQKGLVHESMAVRLSTERVDTLARLSNHKVSIEIKDIKDAKGTILGTCVTIEIPIDI
- a CDS encoding response regulator transcription factor: MIKAIIIEDEPRSIKLLKNLLIEYCPEVRIVGEAQTVEEGYQCIVQHHPDVIFLDIELQRESGFDLLNKFVDIQFEIIFTTAFEQYALKAIKACALDYLLKPIDIDELQLAVGKISNATTTPKSNKKIAVFKQNLNESKSGIYQLALPSVDGLTIVPVNEIMYLRSDRQYTIFYLNSGEKLVTSKNLGEYEELLSEYNFFRVHHSSIVNIAEVKKYLRGEGGSVVMSNGEQIEVAKRRKDDFLNNFIRR
- a CDS encoding serine hydrolase, producing the protein MKKLIQLVIVFSTFGNAIGQSFNPNLASKLQQKLDALVSSNPNTKGMAASVYYPGQGIWTGASGLSYSGHPITADMEFGLASNSKLFTSVMLLKLAEQQVLSLEDSLHEWLPNYNNINPNVTIRQLLNHRSGIDDMFYTQAHLDSILKKHDRIWKPEEVLKWIGPMRFTPGTNFYYSNTNYILAGLIVKSATGQSIAKLIRDSLLTPLQLDSTFSDVEEAPIGTISHRWYNGIDFHDTSRLSLNSASGPAGAIFSTVSEMAQWYHALLDGNILSPNSLAELTNFLTPGNYGLGFAKYTFFGNLCWGHGGQTLGYKTRMIYDPCMKAVVCGLSNSFPSASDGITASLYQVLVDYLPACPGLITGLTTVCQGQSNVVYTIPAIKNATSYIWTLPDGAQGFSSTNSISIHFGSNAISGTIIVRGVNDYGEGAIAKLAITVNPMPNAIITANGSTTICQGSKLELTANQASSYLWNTGAITQSIEVATAGNYIVTVTNSIGCKAVSNPTTVKVITIPGLPDPIVGQTFAVCANSSGTYSVSQVNDVQYYWTPPPGSTITQGQGTHSISINFNGNFISGSLSVLMYNACGLGPKRKITISSVPAVPGSIVGKVYANCNATSSYSIRTVESALNYTWTTDIPGAEITTYQSPGDTAVSIKFQQFYSGYIQVTANNNCGSSAPRKLLVYGVPSVAGTIYGNTAPCAGSTQNYYIAAVTGATSYQWTVPTGSVILSGSNTNNIKVLIGANGGDVSVIAKNACGNGPVKKLSITVPCQSIKQPDDLGLTLSVYPNPCNESVHLSFNETKFGTGLIQITDFKGTLLKEIQQAYVSGSNSAIVQLNGLSSGIYFLNWISNDKIKTVKLIKMNSN